The Paenibacillus amylolyticus genome contains the following window.
CTGCAACTGCACTGGAAGCCAGAATAACCGGCAGGAAAAAGATCGCACGTGCCATCGTTCTGCCTCTGAACTTCTGATTGAGCAGTGTCGCCGTGAACAGACTGAAAAACAGAATCATCGGCACGTTCAGTACCATCGCTCCTACCGAATCGACCAGAATCCGGTTAAACGTCGCGTCAACCAGAAGCGCATCCGTGAAATTTTTCAATCCAACGAAGTCCAGAACGTATCCGCCTGGAGCAACAGACAGATTACTCAGACTGAACCGAATGGATTGCAGGAGCGGCGTGGCAAAGAGGAAGATGAAACCGAGCAGCCACGGAGAAATAAATGCAAGTCCAAGCAGCGATCTCCGTGACTTCAACGATAATCGAATGGTTCTCATCGGTTCACTCCTCCCACCACATAGTCCATCCCGCCAATCGTTGTTCCATCGACGCTTACTGCATCCGCATTGTAATTCACAAGGATGGATGTACCATCAGTATAGGTGACTCGGACCACACCATCCTGAATGCGTTCATGTCTGAGAATCTGCTCATTCCCCAGCTTTCCCAGTACTTCATTGGTCTGCTTATACAGGGCAATAGCGTCATCTACCCAATATTCATAGTCTGTTGCGTATGCCGAATCATAATTCGTCAGCTTCAGCCTGGATGATGGTTCATAGGTCCATTGAAAATACGGAGCTGCCCCTAGCTCCAGACTGCGCAGCAGCTGTTTGCGGAGATCCTGATCCCCTGACGTGTTCATCGGCACTGCCGCATAGTTCATGTATCCATGAATGACCATCGCATAAAAAGGAACCTCTTCATCGGTAATATTGAACCGACTCGACCCTGCGGGTACATTCACAACATGTTGTGCACTTCCCCAAGCGTAACTATTGGCTGCGGATACCATCAGGTTCGGATAGGACTGTTGCAACTTGCCCAGCTGCTCCTTCACAATGTTCTTCGCCGTCTCTCGATGAATCACCCGATTATCCCGATAATCCGAGGTCAGAACCTGCCCAAGATCACGGAGGGATAATCCGCCGAGGTCCAGTTGATTGAATTTGTCAGCAAACTCACTCACCACATAAGGAAGCTTGGCCGCGGAGAGCAGATAATAGCTATCTCTACTCTGATCCATGCGATTAAGCGCAGGATTGTACGGATACAATTCTGCTGTCTCCTTTGTGACAAACCGTGCCGCATCCGAGGAAGGAGCAAAGCGCAGATCATCGTGATATATGTGCTGGAAAGCCACATCCGGGAACAAGGCTCCACCTGACTGCTCCAACTTAGCGGACAATGCCTGAAGTTCGGCACGATTGCCTATTTCGCGTTCCAACTTCACCTGGGTTGGTGTATGATGGCTGATGCCACCACCGAACCATCCCTGATACCGCATGTGTACGCGATGCACACCCTCCTGCTGTAACTTCGCCGCTATTTCCGCAGCCTGTTCGTACGTTGTCATAGCTAAAGTGGAGCGGTAGGGTACGCTCAGGAAGGAAGCCTTTATGTCCACTGCACCAAGTACATCCACATAGAACGGCAACTCTGTCTGTTCTGCGAGCGGCTTCAGTACGTCCTGCTCTATCAACTTTCGCTGATACAAGCGGGCCATACCCGAGTAGCTTGCATCTTCTCCATGAAGGAAATGGTAGCGAACCTGAATATCTCCACGATAAGGCGCTTCGCTAAGTAGTTGGATCTCCTGCATTTTCTGCGAAGTGTACATCTCCAATTCATCTTCACCCCGCAGGGAAAAGGTTGCATTCACATGGTTGTAGCTGTTCTGTCTGCCTCCAATATCCGCGGAGATACTGGCCATTCCGTCCCCTTTTTCAATGACTGCAAACCACGCATTCTCCCCGTTCTTCAGACCAAACACAGGCATATGCGCAGATTCACTAACCTGAGGACGACTGAGCGAATTATCATTCGGGTCTGTGCCATAGACGCGCTGTACATATTGCTCTTCCTCAGTTTTGCCATTGTTCAGGTGGATCAGGCTGCCGGAACCATCCGGTACGAGCATATAACCCTCGCCTTTCGTATCCGCAGCGCCAAAGTAAGCAAGCAAATCAATATTCCGAATGCGGTATTGCCCACTTTCCTCGATCTGACTCAGAGGCACGGTCACAACAAGCGCTCCCTGCTCCAAACGGTATTCCACAGAAATCACAAAGCTTGGTTTATCCGATACGCCTCCGCCTTCGACCCCGTTCTCCTGATTGTCATAAGCGAGATCGTCCGCTGTGTAACCTGCCGTCTCAAAAGCACTCAACATCTTGTTCAATACAAGCTGCTTCGAAATCTGTCCATCCAGCCGCTCCAGAATATCCGGATTATTCTTGGTTGGATAATAACGGGCAGACGTGTATCTTGCGACAGTAGCGTCCAGCTTGGAAAGAACCTTCTCCTCAAGTCGCTGCTTGCTAATCAGTTTCGGCAGTGCATCAATCCCAAGTGATGTATCACCCAGTGTATAGTTGACCCGAATCCCCTGATCGATCTGGCCCGCTGTGAATTGTTTGTTGCTAATACTCGAACTGAAATTTGGAAAATTCTCCAAAGTGCCCATCGAATCCCGGAAAGACACGTTCAACTGGGAGGACAATACCTCTTTTTCATATGCGGAAGCGAGACTGTCCTCAGCCCGTTCTTTCGGGTTGCTATACCAGATCTCTCCACTTTTCCCGTCACGTACGGCAATTTCCGTTGTCTCCTCGTTATAGTACAGGGATAACCCCTGATCTTCGGCGACCAATTGCATGCCAGGTACCCCTTGCGAAGAGTCACCAAGAAACTTCAACGGTTCCTCAGTGACGGGCATAGCTCTTGTTGTTGTGTCCAGATAAGCCGCAGCTTCTACGGCAGGAACCCCCCTGTTGTTTATATACAGCAGCCCGGCTGCAATCATGATTACAGCTGTACCACCAGCCAGCACCGTATATAGTCGTTGCCTTTTGTTCACGGATGCCGCCTCCTTTAGGTCCGAAAAATCAACTCACGGTAAATGTTATAACCGAATTCGTACAGCTGTTGCAGCATGCTGAAGACGAGCGCCCCAAGGAACACGATAATGCCCATCACAATCAGCGTCAGTACCATCGTAATGATCGTTTTAATCACTGTGTACTGGTGCACCGTCATCATTCCAATGAACAGAAGCAGTACAAACCAGAAGAACGCGATGCTGTTGAACAAATAATAAAAAGCCGTCTCCTCCTGCACCATAAACCGACTGATCACGATCATTGGGGCATAGATCAGAATAACCGGAATGAGCGAGTAACCTGTCGCCAGCACGATCTCTCTGAACTTGCCTTCTCCTTCCATCAAGGTTGTAACTGCCCAGTTGGCCGTGCACCATAGAAAGAACGGGACCGCAACTGTAGCGATCTCGATGATGCTGTTAATCGTGCGAGGATCGATGTAATTGACGAGAAATCCTGCGTACTGCTTTTGCAAAATCATCATCACAATCGTAAGTACCAGTGCTGCAAAAGCAACAAGCAACCGCCCCCGGTTATCCGACTTGAGGTCCCAGAATGCATCAATGGGGTGAAAAATGAGATGCAGCGGAAACTTAATGAAATCCTGCTTCACGATCAGCCTGCCTCCTCCGTCTCCATTTCAGCTGCCACCCGGGTCAGGATCAGAATGACAATCAGCGTGATTACAACGGTCAGGAATGTACCAAAGTGTTCCTTCATCATCTCCCGCCGATGCCTCTTGAACGCGACAGAATAACTCTTGCGGTCCATCCCAAGTTCAAAATAACCCAACGCTTCCTCGTTTTTCTTCTCCATTAATAAGGACTTGCCTATACCGATATAGGCGATGTCATAGTTGGCATTCAGCTTCAGTACTTCTCGCCATATATTCACAGCCTCGGTGTCCTCGCCCCGATAGTGGAGTGCCACCGCTTCATTGACACGGGTCCCAAAACGGGTTGGCTCATAGACGACAAGGTTGTTCTTGCCCCGATCCAGAACCAAGTGATGCTCACCCGATTGTTCAATCGCAACTGGCGTTTTGAGCGTGCCCACCTGGTTTCCTTTGCCGCCGTATATGTAGAGCAGATGACCTTCATCGTCGTATGTGAACACCCGGTTCTGTGTCGCATCCAGTACACTGTACATGCCGTTGCCCAACACTTTGACATCAATCAGTTTGGATGGCCCCGGATTGTTGCGGAACCGGATATCGCCTTTGACATCGTAATAACCAAACCGTTTCAGTACATCTTCGCCAGAGGGATTCAGCCGCTTGATCGGTTCATTCGAGCCAGGATCAATATTCGTCGCATACACGAATCCTTTGGGGTCGATATCTGCATTGGAGAACTCCGTTGGCACGAACAGGACCATCTGTGCGCGCTGGGCTTTGGTGGATAACATGCGCCAGATATATTCGCCATAGTCGCGCTCCACTTTGTTGGTACCGACATATCCTATGAATTCCCCACTCTCGTCAAACTGCATAATCCCTTCATAGACCCCCTGTGCCACAACATATACTCGGCCCACATGGTCTACCGTCAGCTTCAAGGGCTGGAACTGGAATTGGGTCGATAGGATATCCGACTCGGGCTTCGTGATGGTATGCATCAACGTCCCTTCTCCATCCAGGACAACGACACGACTATTGCCTGTATCAGCGACGTATATGTGTTCTTCTTCATTCACGAACAATCCGCCCGGAAGATTGAAGGTTTCCTTGCTGCCCTCCATCATGAATCCATCAATGACGCGCAGCAGTTTAAAACGACTGTCCAATACGATAATTCGACTATTGCCGCTATCCAAAATATAGATCAACCCGGAGGGTGAAACGTTCACATCAGAAGGGTCTTTGAACGCACTAATGCCGAGGTCACGACCAGATATAGTACGCTCAGGCAGATAGGCATCTGGTGAAGGTACAGCCTCTTTCCAATAGTTGTAGTTATAACTCTCATACGGCGCCGGGGAGGCCACCGCAGGCACGGCATTCACCAGCAGCAGAGATACTGCCGCCAGTAGAACAAGCCATCTTTTCACTGTGCATGCCATATCGTTCCCCCTTAATCCTTCATGCCCGAGCTCGCCATCGTCTCAATGATCCGGCTCTGCGAGAAAATAAATAGCGTGATCGGCACACTCATCAGTATAAGCGCTACCGCAGCTCCCGCTCCTGCCCGGGATATTCCGCCCTGGATAATCTGACCCGCTGCATAATGCAGGGTCTTGAGCTGCTCGCTGTAGATATATCCATTGCCATCACTGCCCCATAACATCTGGAACAGCAGAATGATCAACGTAAGCCAGGCTGGCTTCACATTGGGCATGACAATGGACCAGAAGATCCGGTATTCACTGGCACCGTCAATCTTGGCTGCTTCCAGCAAGGCATCCGGGATCTGCTCCATGAATTGTTTCATCAGATACAATCCAAGTGAATAGGCAAATGCCGGAATAATAACAGCCCAGTACGTATCAATCCATCCGAGCCATGACATGATCATATAGTTCGGAATTGCCGTAACTGCCGGTGTGAACATCAGTGATAGTACGACTACCTGGAACATGAATACTTTGCCTGGAAACTTGTGTTTGGCAAGCGGGTAGGCCGCCGCGGAAGCAAGTAACACGTGACCTACAATTCCGATGCCTGTAATAAATACCGTGTTGAATATATAGCGTGAGAACGGCACCCACGATTCGCTCATCAGATTCAGCAGATCTGTAAAGTTGCTGAACGTGGGATTTTTGACAAATAGCGTGGGCGGAAAAGTGAAGATTTCATCCAATGGTTTGAACGCATTGTTGATGGCATAGATCAGCGGCAGCACCATGAAGGCACCAAATACGAGCAGAAGGGCAAACAGGGAGAGACTTCCCGACAGCGAGCGATTCACCCGCTTTTTGCCTGACGCAATTACAGCCATAGCTATTCTCCCACCCTTCGAAGCAGTTTCTGTACCAGCAGGTTGGTACCCACCATAATCATGAACAGCACAGTCGCAATCGCCGATGCATATCCCATCTCAAACCGTGTTGTACCAAAGTCGATCAAGTGGGTGACTACCGTCTCTGCTGCATAGTTCACGCTTGGGAACCCGGCCAGTGCAATCGACACATCGGCCACGGCGAATGAAGTTGTGAGCTGGATGACTGCACCGAACATGAGCTGCGGACGCATCGAAGGCAAGGTAATGTACCATAACTCTTGCCAGCGATTCTTGATCCCGTCCACGGCTCCCGCTTCGTACAACGTCCGATCCACCGTCTGCAAACCGGCGATAAATGCCAGAAATCCAGTTCCCAGACTCAGCCACAGCTGCACGAGAATAAGGATTGGCATAATGTACGCTTCCGTCTTCAACCACTGGATCGGCTCCAGCAGAAAACCCCATTTGATCAACAGCCCATTTGCGATACCATAACGATCTCCCGAGAAGATCATCAGCCAGATGAAATACACATTGCCCGAGATGGAGGGCGCGTAGAAGATCAGCGTCATGAACGCTCTCCATTTCGGTGTTAACTCATTAATGATCCACGCGAAGACGAAACAGGCAATATAACTGATCGGTCCGGTAATAATGGCGAACAGCAACGTATTCTTGATCGCAATCAGAAATACATCATCCTCCAGAAACAGACGAGTATAGTTCTGCCAGCCAATAAACCGCGGAAATTCCAGCATGTTAAAGTAGGTGAAGCTGAGTATGATCGAGATGACAACCGGAATCACGGTAAACATAATGAACAGGAGCATATAAGGTGCAAGCAGAACATAGGAATGTTTGCTGGCCTTCATTTCCTGGAGCTTCCAACTCCACCACGATTTCATGCCCATCCTTGACGCTTTCTCAGGAGGACTTTTTGTCCGTCTCGGAGTGATATTTGTGGCACGATTAACCCTCCCTCTACTTACGGAAGACCAAATTCATTACGCTTGACGCGAATCTCGTCCTGAATATATTGGGTATAATCCATGATGGATTCCCTGGCTTCCACTTGGCCAACAACGGTTTTGTAAAATGCATTGAACAGATGGCGGCCTGTAAAATAACCACCAGGTACTTCGGGAATACCCTTCACCGTTTCGAATTGTGCCTTCAGATTGGCGTAATCCTCCGCCGGCCACGGCAGGGAATCCAGTGCCTTGATGTTGGCCGTTGGATAACGGAAGCCGCACCCATCAGCCCTTCCATCTCCCGTCCGAATTCAGCCTGAATCGGTGTACTGGTCCACCATTTCATGAACTCCCACGCCGCTTCCTGATCCTTGGCACCCTCCAGCATCATGACTGCACTGCCTCCACCCGGTACGTCTCGATTCAAGGTTCCATCCGCCTGAACGGTTCCCGGGACAGGAACGAATCCCCATAATCCCCGAATCTCCGGTGCAAATACCGACAGCTGGTTGTACATGGTGTAATCCGTTAGTCCAATAGGCATCTGTCCTGTCCGGAAACGATTGGCAAAATCATATTCCCGCTCCAGCTTGTAATCGGTATAGAATTCTGTCCACTGCTTGAACGTCTCGATCCCGATCCGGG
Protein-coding sequences here:
- a CDS encoding DUF5696 domain-containing protein codes for the protein MNKRQRLYTVLAGGTAVIMIAAGLLYINNRGVPAVEAAAYLDTTTRAMPVTEEPLKFLGDSSQGVPGMQLVAEDQGLSLYYNEETTEIAVRDGKSGEIWYSNPKERAEDSLASAYEKEVLSSQLNVSFRDSMGTLENFPNFSSSISNKQFTAGQIDQGIRVNYTLGDTSLGIDALPKLISKQRLEEKVLSKLDATVARYTSARYYPTKNNPDILERLDGQISKQLVLNKMLSAFETAGYTADDLAYDNQENGVEGGGVSDKPSFVISVEYRLEQGALVVTVPLSQIEESGQYRIRNIDLLAYFGAADTKGEGYMLVPDGSGSLIHLNNGKTEEEQYVQRVYGTDPNDNSLSRPQVSESAHMPVFGLKNGENAWFAVIEKGDGMASISADIGGRQNSYNHVNATFSLRGEDELEMYTSQKMQEIQLLSEAPYRGDIQVRYHFLHGEDASYSGMARLYQRKLIEQDVLKPLAEQTELPFYVDVLGAVDIKASFLSVPYRSTLAMTTYEQAAEIAAKLQQEGVHRVHMRYQGWFGGGISHHTPTQVKLEREIGNRAELQALSAKLEQSGGALFPDVAFQHIYHDDLRFAPSSDAARFVTKETAELYPYNPALNRMDQSRDSYYLLSAAKLPYVVSEFADKFNQLDLGGLSLRDLGQVLTSDYRDNRVIHRETAKNIVKEQLGKLQQSYPNLMVSAANSYAWGSAQHVVNVPAGSSRFNITDEEVPFYAMVIHGYMNYAAVPMNTSGDQDLRKQLLRSLELGAAPYFQWTYEPSSRLKLTNYDSAYATDYEYWVDDAIALYKQTNEVLGKLGNEQILRHERIQDGVVRVTYTDGTSILVNYNADAVSVDGTTIGGMDYVVGGVNR
- a CDS encoding YIP1 family protein; this encodes MKQDFIKFPLHLIFHPIDAFWDLKSDNRGRLLVAFAALVLTIVMMILQKQYAGFLVNYIDPRTINSIIEIATVAVPFFLWCTANWAVTTLMEGEGKFREIVLATGYSLIPVILIYAPMIVISRFMVQEETAFYYLFNSIAFFWFVLLLFIGMMTVHQYTVIKTIITMVLTLIVMGIIVFLGALVFSMLQQLYEFGYNIYRELIFRT
- a CDS encoding NHL repeat-containing protein → MACTVKRWLVLLAAVSLLLVNAVPAVASPAPYESYNYNYWKEAVPSPDAYLPERTISGRDLGISAFKDPSDVNVSPSGLIYILDSGNSRIIVLDSRFKLLRVIDGFMMEGSKETFNLPGGLFVNEEEHIYVADTGNSRVVVLDGEGTLMHTITKPESDILSTQFQFQPLKLTVDHVGRVYVVAQGVYEGIMQFDESGEFIGYVGTNKVERDYGEYIWRMLSTKAQRAQMVLFVPTEFSNADIDPKGFVYATNIDPGSNEPIKRLNPSGEDVLKRFGYYDVKGDIRFRNNPGPSKLIDVKVLGNGMYSVLDATQNRVFTYDDEGHLLYIYGGKGNQVGTLKTPVAIEQSGEHHLVLDRGKNNLVVYEPTRFGTRVNEAVALHYRGEDTEAVNIWREVLKLNANYDIAYIGIGKSLLMEKKNEEALGYFELGMDRKSYSVAFKRHRREMMKEHFGTFLTVVITLIVILILTRVAAEMETEEAG
- a CDS encoding carbohydrate ABC transporter permease, which encodes MAVIASGKKRVNRSLSGSLSLFALLLVFGAFMVLPLIYAINNAFKPLDEIFTFPPTLFVKNPTFSNFTDLLNLMSESWVPFSRYIFNTVFITGIGIVGHVLLASAAAYPLAKHKFPGKVFMFQVVVLSLMFTPAVTAIPNYMIMSWLGWIDTYWAVIIPAFAYSLGLYLMKQFMEQIPDALLEAAKIDGASEYRIFWSIVMPNVKPAWLTLIILLFQMLWGSDGNGYIYSEQLKTLHYAAGQIIQGGISRAGAGAAVALILMSVPITLFIFSQSRIIETMASSGMKD
- a CDS encoding sugar ABC transporter permease, with the protein product MGMKSWWSWKLQEMKASKHSYVLLAPYMLLFIMFTVIPVVISIILSFTYFNMLEFPRFIGWQNYTRLFLEDDVFLIAIKNTLLFAIITGPISYIACFVFAWIINELTPKWRAFMTLIFYAPSISGNVYFIWLMIFSGDRYGIANGLLIKWGFLLEPIQWLKTEAYIMPILILVQLWLSLGTGFLAFIAGLQTVDRTLYEAGAVDGIKNRWQELWYITLPSMRPQLMFGAVIQLTTSFAVADVSIALAGFPSVNYAAETVVTHLIDFGTTRFEMGYASAIATVLFMIMVGTNLLVQKLLRRVGE